A single region of the Garra rufa chromosome 20, GarRuf1.0, whole genome shotgun sequence genome encodes:
- the gemin6 gene encoding gem-associated protein 6 has product MLQWSERSPQHWLEFVNHEVCVTARDQQRFEGRVFTVDPVSASVVLVSVQENERPSVRVILGHAVTDVQILGRGTEETERRMKSIFLPSQTQILSAEELKSRRESLRVWLEKNRVPVTEDGEVLRVANALTISAPYGSGDCSCSNEIILARIQSLVESNPGEQQTSHTSESSDNLMRRSDNIC; this is encoded by the exons ATGCTGCAGTGGAGTGAGAGGAGTCCTCAGCACTGGCTGGAGTTCGTCAATCATGAGGTTTGTGTGACTGCTCGAGATCAGCAGCGCTTTGAGGGACGCGTGTTCACGGTGGACCCCGTTTCTGCCAG TGTGGTGCTGGTGAGCGTCCAGGAGAACGAGCGTCCGTCGGTGAGGGTGATTCTGGGTCACGCGGTGACAGACGTCCAGATCCTCGGGAGAGGAACGGAGGAAACGGAGCGTCGAATGAAGAGCATCTTCCTGCCGAGCCAAACGCAGATTCTCAGTGCGGAGGAGCTGAAATCTCGACGAGAGAGTCTGCGAGTGTGGCTGGAGAAGAACCGAGTTCCTGTGACCGAAGACGGGGAGGTTCTGCGTGTGGCGAACGCTCTGACCATCAGCGCCCCCTACGGCTCTGGAGACTGCAGCTGCTCCAATGAGATCATTCTGGCCCGCATTCAGAGTCTAGTGGAGAGCAACCCTGGAGAACAACAAACCTCTCACACCAGTGAGTCTTCAGACAACCTGATGAGAAGATCTGACAACATTTGTTAA